The proteins below are encoded in one region of Campylobacter rectus:
- a CDS encoding DNA-3-methyladenine glycosylase I, protein MKNSTASVQKIRCDWAEKSDLERVYHDEEWDRLVKDDAKFFELIVLEGFQAGISWHAVLLKREAMRAAFDGFDARKISLYSEEQTAKFMQNPALIRNRLKLNSLAANARAFLAVVGEFGSFYDYLWDYLLPKFDPKFDGKPIINHYESLKQIPATTPLADFVAKEMKKRGFKFLGPTSVYAFLQSAGVVDDHLDACFCKGGR, encoded by the coding sequence TTGAAAAATTCTACGGCGAGCGTGCAAAAAATCCGCTGCGACTGGGCGGAGAAAAGCGATCTGGAGCGCGTATATCACGACGAGGAGTGGGACAGGCTCGTAAAGGACGATGCGAAATTTTTCGAGCTCATCGTGCTTGAGGGCTTTCAAGCCGGTATCTCGTGGCATGCGGTGCTGCTTAAGCGCGAGGCGATGCGAGCGGCGTTTGACGGATTTGACGCGCGCAAAATTTCGCTCTACAGCGAGGAGCAGACGGCAAAATTTATGCAAAATCCAGCGCTCATCAGAAACCGCCTAAAGCTAAACTCGCTTGCCGCAAACGCCCGCGCATTCCTCGCCGTCGTGGGCGAGTTTGGCAGCTTTTACGACTATCTTTGGGACTATCTACTACCTAAATTTGACCCGAAATTTGACGGCAAGCCTATCATAAATCACTACGAAAGCCTAAAGCAGATCCCCGCCACCACGCCGCTTGCGGATTTCGTCGCAAAAGAGATGAAAAAGCGCGGATTTAAATTTCTGGGACCCACGAGCGTCTATGCGTTTTTGCAAAGCGCGGGCGTAGTGGACGATCATCTGGACGCTTGCTTTTGCAAAGGAGGCAGATGA
- the fabG gene encoding 3-oxoacyl-ACP reductase FabG, producing MKFSGKNVLITGASRGIGAQIAKTLAQMGLKVWINYRSKPEIADALQAEIIANGGRAAVIKFDATDEDEFIKGINLIVDSDGELSYLVNNAGIVNDKLAIRMKLEDFNGVVNANLVSAFIGSREALKVMSKKRFGAVVNVASIIGEIGNIGQVNYSASKGGMIAMSKSFAKEGAARNIRFNCITPGFIATDMNKDLPEDIKKTYLDAIALKRFGDASEVADAVAFLLSDHASYITGEILKINGGLYM from the coding sequence ATGAAATTTAGTGGAAAAAATGTGTTGATCACGGGCGCGAGCCGCGGTATCGGCGCGCAAATAGCCAAGACATTGGCGCAGATGGGGCTAAAAGTCTGGATAAACTACCGCTCAAAGCCCGAGATAGCCGATGCTTTGCAAGCCGAGATTATCGCAAACGGCGGACGAGCCGCAGTGATAAAATTTGACGCGACCGACGAGGACGAGTTTATAAAAGGAATAAATTTGATCGTTGATAGCGACGGCGAGCTTAGTTATCTGGTAAATAATGCAGGAATCGTCAATGATAAATTGGCTATTCGTATGAAACTGGAGGATTTTAACGGCGTGGTCAATGCAAATTTGGTTTCCGCTTTTATAGGTTCTAGAGAAGCTTTGAAAGTGATGAGCAAAAAACGCTTTGGCGCAGTCGTAAACGTCGCGTCCATCATCGGCGAGATCGGAAATATCGGGCAAGTAAATTACTCGGCCAGCAAGGGCGGTATGATAGCGATGAGTAAAAGTTTCGCGAAAGAAGGAGCGGCCAGAAACATACGCTTTAACTGCATAACGCCGGGATTTATAGCAACGGATATGAATAAAGATTTACCGGAGGATATCAAAAAAACGTATCTGGACGCAATCGCTTTAAAACGCTTCGGCGATGCAAGCGAAGTTGCCGATGCGGTAGCGTTTTTGCTAAGCGACCACGCAAGCTATATTACCGGAGAGATACTCAAGATCAACGGCGGATTATATATGTAA
- the acpP gene encoding acyl carrier protein has translation MAIFDDVRDVVVEQLSVAPDAVKLESKIIEDLGADSLDVVELVMALEEKFEVEIPDSDAEKLITINDVVSYIETLNK, from the coding sequence ATGGCAATATTTGATGATGTAAGGGACGTAGTGGTAGAGCAACTAAGCGTGGCTCCCGATGCGGTAAAACTCGAGTCTAAGATTATCGAGGATTTGGGTGCGGACTCGCTTGACGTGGTGGAGCTTGTGATGGCTCTTGAGGAAAAATTCGAGGTAGAGATACCTGATAGCGACGCCGAAAAACTAATCACCATAAACGACGTCGTAAGCTACATCGAGACGTTAAATAAATAA
- a CDS encoding beta-ketoacyl-ACP synthase II, translating to MKRVVVTGIGMINALGLDKDSSFKAICEGKTGVKKITSFDASDFPVQIAAEIVGFDPLSVMDAKEVKKVDRFIQLGLKAAKEAMADANFGEFDAENFGVSSAAGIGGLSNIEKNSNILLEKGPRRISPFFIPSALVNMLGGLVSIEHGLKGPNLSSVTACAASTHAIIEAAKTIIIGEAEKMLVVGSESTVCGVGIGGFAAMKALSTRNDDPGTASRPFDKDRDGFVMGEGSGALVLEEYESAKARGAKIYAEIVGFGESGDAHHITSPSLEGPLWAMKKALKMAGNLQIDYINAHGTSTPTNDRNETAALKALFGDRVPPVSSTKGQTGHCLGAAGAIEAVISLMAMQESLIPPTINYTTKDEECDLDYVPNVARKAELKAVMSNSFGFGGTNGSIIFKKI from the coding sequence TTGAAAAGAGTCGTAGTAACCGGGATTGGGATGATCAACGCTTTAGGGCTCGACAAGGATAGTTCGTTTAAGGCTATCTGCGAGGGTAAAACCGGCGTAAAAAAGATAACTTCTTTTGACGCGAGCGATTTTCCCGTTCAGATTGCTGCCGAGATAGTAGGGTTTGACCCGCTTAGCGTGATGGACGCTAAAGAGGTAAAAAAAGTCGATAGGTTTATCCAGCTTGGACTAAAAGCGGCCAAAGAGGCTATGGCGGATGCAAATTTCGGCGAATTTGATGCTGAAAATTTCGGCGTTAGTTCGGCTGCCGGCATAGGCGGTTTGTCCAATATCGAAAAAAACTCCAATATCTTGCTTGAAAAGGGCCCAAGAAGAATTTCTCCGTTTTTTATACCTTCTGCGCTCGTAAATATGCTGGGGGGTCTGGTTTCCATAGAACACGGCTTAAAAGGTCCAAATCTATCTAGCGTAACGGCCTGCGCGGCATCTACTCACGCCATCATCGAAGCGGCAAAAACGATCATAATCGGCGAGGCTGAGAAAATGCTGGTCGTCGGCTCGGAGTCAACCGTTTGCGGCGTAGGTATAGGCGGATTTGCCGCTATGAAGGCGCTTTCTACCAGGAACGACGATCCGGGGACGGCGTCTAGGCCTTTTGATAAAGACAGAGACGGCTTTGTTATGGGCGAAGGAAGCGGCGCGCTCGTGCTTGAAGAGTATGAAAGCGCCAAGGCTAGAGGGGCTAAAATTTATGCCGAGATAGTCGGATTTGGCGAGAGCGGCGATGCGCATCATATCACTTCGCCTTCGCTTGAGGGGCCGCTTTGGGCTATGAAAAAAGCTTTAAAAATGGCGGGGAATTTGCAGATTGATTACATTAATGCGCACGGCACTTCGACGCCGACGAACGACAGAAATGAAACCGCGGCTTTAAAAGCTCTTTTCGGCGATCGCGTACCGCCCGTTAGCTCTACGAAGGGGCAAACGGGACACTGCCTGGGCGCGGCCGGCGCGATAGAGGCCGTCATTTCCCTAATGGCTATGCAAGAAAGCCTCATACCGCCGACGATAAACTACACCACCAAAGACGAAGAGTGCGATCTAGACTACGTTCCAAACGTAGCTAGAAAAGCCGAGCTAAAAGCCGTTATGAGCAACTCTTTTGGATTTGGCGGTACAAACGGCTCTATTATATTTAAGAAGATATAA
- a CDS encoding CPCC family cysteine-rich protein — protein MIRCPCCGYLTIVDKEDKNLIQDVCPVCFWQYNTKAINNPDKIIEPNVVSLNEAKKNYKEYKASSKLGSINAREPMDDELF, from the coding sequence ATGATCAGATGTCCTTGCTGCGGATATCTAACCATAGTAGATAAAGAGGATAAGAATTTAATACAAGATGTTTGTCCCGTTTGTTTTTGGCAATACAATACAAAAGCTATAAATAACCCTGATAAAATAATAGAGCCCAATGTGGTATCTTTAAATGAGGCTAAGAAAAACTATAAAGAGTATAAAGCTTCAAGTAAGTTAGGCTCTATAAATGCCAGAGAACCTATGGATGATGAGTTGTTTTAA
- a CDS encoding MmcQ/YjbR family DNA-binding protein has product MMLAQKRVFSYIKEKFGAQGERVFDKHPAFAVFRYAKNRKWFAVFMRVDGGKLGLKSAQELEILNLKCKPDLAAILRDADQILPAYHMNKKHWISVNLSSKIAPEQVEDLIDLSFELTK; this is encoded by the coding sequence ATGATGCTCGCGCAGAAGCGAGTTTTTAGCTACATAAAGGAGAAATTCGGCGCGCAGGGCGAGCGAGTATTTGACAAGCACCCCGCATTTGCCGTATTTCGCTACGCAAAAAACCGAAAATGGTTTGCCGTTTTTATGCGCGTGGACGGCGGCAAGCTGGGGCTTAAAAGCGCTCAGGAGCTAGAGATACTAAATCTAAAATGCAAGCCCGATCTTGCGGCGATCCTGCGCGACGCAGATCAAATTTTGCCCGCCTATCATATGAATAAAAAGCACTGGATCAGCGTAAATTTAAGCTCCAAAATCGCGCCCGAGCAGGTAGAGGATCTGATCGATCTTAGCTTTGAGCTTACCAAGTGA
- a CDS encoding GNAT family N-acetyltransferase has protein sequence MIRLYAPKIEDLWFREKILSDEKTMSYNRSWGGIIPFPQYQWKRWYSQWIANKDNRYFYRYIQKDDKFVGEVAYRFDDKRDIYVASVIIYAPYRGKGYGKIALTLLCEKAKDNGVKEIYDYIAIDNTAIKLFLNCGFKEEYRTAEYVMLKKILSD, from the coding sequence ATGATAAGACTATATGCTCCTAAAATTGAAGATTTATGGTTTAGAGAAAAAATACTGAGTGATGAAAAAACAATGTCGTATAACCGTTCATGGGGCGGTATAATTCCGTTTCCTCAATATCAATGGAAGCGATGGTATAGTCAGTGGATAGCAAATAAAGATAATAGATATTTTTATAGATATATACAAAAAGATGATAAATTCGTAGGCGAAGTTGCTTATCGCTTTGACGATAAAAGGGACATATACGTTGCAAGCGTTATTATATACGCACCTTACCGCGGCAAAGGATATGGCAAGATCGCACTAACGCTATTGTGTGAAAAAGCAAAAGATAACGGCGTAAAAGAAATATATGATTATATAGCAATTGATAACACGGCAATAAAACTATTTCTAAATTGCGGTTTTAAAGAAGAATACAGGACGGCAGAGTATGTGATGCTAAAAAAGATATTATCTGATTAA
- a CDS encoding cytochrome b → MQIHKSTGFLDWLDQRLAVNKLMKVLVSEYWIPKNINFLWAMGVILTTLFVLLLVTGFLLVMYYKPDINLAFDSVNMTIMKEVEYGWLWRHIHAVAASVIFLIIYIHTFTAIYYGSYKKGREMIWLSGMLLFILFSAEAFSGYMLPWGQMSFWAAKVITQLFGAVPFIGDALVEWIRGDYIPSDPTLTRFFMLHVCLLPLVLLVVIVIHFYSLRIPHVNNETGEEIDFEVEAEKYLSGDKKNAKVIPFWPGFLAKDFMYIGFFMIFFFYLVCFQFNFAMDPINFEPGNHLKTPLHIYPEWYFLWEYEILRGIPSENLGLIAFAVAGVSLFFMPWLDRSDVVAPAHERKGFFVWFWLLMIDLVVLTIFGKLPADGVTLGIDNSAIGFASSVAFFALFFVALPIITTLEKRSAK, encoded by the coding sequence ACCCAAAAATATAAATTTCCTTTGGGCGATGGGCGTCATCCTCACGACGCTTTTCGTGTTACTTTTGGTGACGGGTTTTTTACTCGTTATGTACTACAAACCGGATATAAATTTAGCCTTCGATAGCGTAAATATGACTATCATGAAAGAGGTCGAATACGGCTGGCTATGGCGTCACATCCACGCAGTCGCCGCATCCGTGATATTTCTGATCATCTACATACACACCTTTACCGCGATCTACTACGGCTCTTATAAAAAAGGCCGCGAGATGATTTGGCTAAGCGGTATGTTGCTTTTTATCTTGTTCTCGGCCGAAGCCTTTAGCGGATATATGCTGCCTTGGGGACAGATGAGCTTTTGGGCGGCAAAGGTCATAACCCAGCTCTTTGGCGCAGTGCCTTTCATCGGCGACGCTCTAGTAGAGTGGATCAGAGGCGACTATATACCTAGCGACCCGACTTTGACGAGATTTTTCATGCTTCACGTCTGCTTGCTGCCGCTTGTTTTGCTAGTTGTTATCGTCATTCACTTTTACTCTTTGCGCATCCCGCACGTAAATAACGAAACCGGCGAGGAGATAGACTTTGAAGTCGAGGCTGAAAAATACCTAAGCGGCGATAAGAAAAACGCTAAAGTCATTCCGTTTTGGCCGGGCTTTTTGGCAAAAGACTTTATGTACATCGGCTTTTTTATGATATTTTTCTTTTATCTGGTCTGTTTTCAGTTCAACTTCGCGATGGATCCGATAAACTTCGAACCGGGCAACCACCTGAAAACACCTCTGCACATATATCCGGAGTGGTATTTCTTGTGGGAGTATGAAATTTTACGCGGTATCCCGTCTGAAAATCTAGGCCTGATAGCCTTTGCGGTCGCGGGCGTGTCGTTGTTTTTCATGCCGTGGCTCGACAGGAGCGACGTCGTGGCTCCGGCTCACGAGAGAAAGGGCTTTTTCGTTTGGTTTTGGTTACTTATGATAGACCTGGTCGTGCTTACGATATTTGGCAAGCTCCCTGCCGACGGCGTGACGTTAGGTATCGATAACTCGGCCATAGGCTTTGCCTCCTCGGTGGCGTTTTTCGCGCTATTTTTTGTGGCGCTACCGATCATCACTACGCTTGAAAAAAGGAGCGCCAAATGA
- a CDS encoding c-type cytochrome yields the protein MRELKILIILIIFTGVTYWGIEPYAHQAMHPHVADTNYDFSAQDAEQGELAVKNKKDALANAEASGDAKKIENAKKELEQAEANLEKYKSFWADINAINFAKGDAKKGAEVFANAGCAGCHGLSAAGMPDPLDVNASSEAYGVVPPDLSTAGYLYDEKFLAAVIKDPATALKLTHKFNDEHPYPMPPFFGAGGEDPNAELADMVAYLKSIAPKTLSDAEVFRDACQRCHDMKYENVFMLTNSAKLAEYMGSNPPDLSMMIRSKGDDYLHKFINDTQKMLAGTAMPRVGLNKKAEDQAVAYMAKAGDEKKAERESLGIYIMIYFLIFGIFGWLWKRKVWSELH from the coding sequence ATGAGAGAGCTTAAAATTTTAATCATCCTAATCATCTTTACCGGCGTTACCTACTGGGGCATCGAGCCCTATGCGCATCAAGCGATGCATCCGCACGTAGCGGATACAAACTACGACTTTAGCGCCCAAGACGCCGAGCAAGGCGAGCTAGCCGTAAAAAATAAAAAGGACGCATTAGCAAACGCCGAAGCTTCCGGCGACGCTAAAAAAATAGAAAACGCCAAAAAAGAGCTCGAGCAAGCCGAAGCGAACCTAGAGAAATACAAATCCTTTTGGGCGGATATAAATGCGATAAATTTTGCTAAAGGCGACGCCAAAAAAGGCGCCGAGGTCTTTGCAAACGCGGGCTGCGCCGGCTGTCACGGCCTATCCGCCGCCGGCATGCCCGATCCTCTTGACGTAAACGCATCAAGCGAGGCTTACGGCGTAGTGCCGCCGGATCTCAGCACCGCAGGCTATCTATACGACGAGAAATTTTTAGCTGCCGTCATCAAAGACCCGGCTACCGCGCTAAAACTAACGCACAAATTTAACGACGAGCATCCTTATCCGATGCCTCCGTTTTTCGGAGCCGGCGGAGAGGATCCAAACGCCGAGCTAGCCGATATGGTCGCGTATCTAAAATCTATCGCGCCAAAAACGCTTAGCGACGCCGAGGTATTCCGCGACGCGTGCCAAAGATGCCACGATATGAAATACGAAAACGTCTTTATGCTAACAAACAGCGCAAAACTAGCCGAGTATATGGGCTCAAATCCGCCCGATTTATCTATGATGATCCGCTCGAAGGGCGATGATTATCTGCATAAGTTCATCAACGACACGCAAAAAATGCTAGCCGGAACCGCTATGCCGCGCGTCGGACTAAATAAAAAGGCCGAGGATCAAGCCGTAGCCTATATGGCAAAAGCCGGCGACGAGAAAAAGGCCGAACGCGAGAGCCTAGGCATCTACATTATGATTTATTTCTTGATATTCGGTATCTTCGGATGGCTTTGGAAACGCAAAGTCTGGAGCGAACTACACTAA
- the accA gene encoding acetyl-CoA carboxylase carboxyl transferase subunit alpha, whose protein sequence is MASYLDFEQGIKQIDDDIANARIRGDEHAVEILNKNLEKETAKIYKNLNEFQRLALARHPDRPYAIDYIKGMMRDYYELHGDRAFRDDAAIVCFIGYIGAKKVVVIGEQKGRGTKNKLKRNFGMPHPEGYRKALRVAKMAEKFGLPILFLIDTPGAYPGIAAEERGQSEAIARNLFEFANLKTPMIAVVIGEGGSGGALAIGVADKLAMMRNSVFSVISPEGCAAILWNDPSKQEQATKALKITADDLKSLNLIDDVIEEPINGAHRDKETAIKALASYFITELDKLEKLKIDELLNARIAKILSAGAFEESK, encoded by the coding sequence ATGGCGAGTTATTTAGATTTTGAGCAAGGCATCAAGCAAATAGACGACGATATCGCAAACGCGAGGATTCGCGGCGATGAGCACGCGGTGGAAATTTTAAATAAAAATTTAGAAAAAGAAACCGCAAAAATTTATAAAAATCTTAACGAATTTCAGCGCCTTGCCTTGGCTCGTCACCCAGATCGCCCTTACGCTATCGACTATATCAAGGGTATGATGAGGGATTATTACGAGCTTCACGGCGATAGAGCGTTTCGAGACGATGCGGCTATAGTTTGTTTTATCGGTTACATAGGCGCAAAAAAGGTCGTCGTGATAGGCGAACAAAAGGGCAGAGGAACCAAAAATAAGCTAAAAAGAAATTTCGGTATGCCTCATCCGGAGGGTTATCGTAAAGCTCTGCGAGTAGCTAAGATGGCCGAGAAATTCGGGCTTCCGATACTATTTTTGATCGATACTCCGGGTGCGTATCCCGGTATCGCGGCCGAGGAGCGCGGTCAAAGCGAAGCGATAGCTAGAAACTTGTTTGAATTTGCAAATTTAAAAACCCCGATGATAGCCGTCGTTATCGGTGAAGGCGGGAGCGGCGGAGCTTTAGCCATAGGCGTAGCCGACAAGCTGGCTATGATGAGAAATTCGGTTTTTTCCGTTATCTCGCCGGAGGGTTGTGCGGCTATACTTTGGAACGACCCGTCAAAACAAGAGCAGGCGACTAAGGCATTAAAAATAACCGCAGACGACTTAAAAAGCTTAAATTTGATAGATGATGTTATAGAAGAGCCGATAAACGGCGCGCATAGAGATAAAGAGACCGCTATTAAGGCACTTGCAAGCTATTTCATAACCGAGCTAGACAAGCTCGAAAAACTAAAGATAGACGAGCTTTTAAACGCCAGGATAGCCAAAATTTTATCTGCCGGCGCTTTTGAAGAAAGCAAATAG